Part of the Penaeus vannamei isolate JL-2024 chromosome 9, ASM4276789v1, whole genome shotgun sequence genome is shown below.
ATTAGCTCCATTTGGAAGACATAGCCCTTGCTCACACAAGACTCCACCAGCTTCTGCAGCACATCCTTGCGATAGAGCCTGCAATGAATTTTGTTGAATGCCTTTTGAAAAATCTATAAAACATGTGATGATATAGTGTATGTGGTTCACCTTGGGATTATTCATAATTCTACACTGAACAAATACCTAGagatgaaatccaggaggattttgaaactgttgtctcattttcaataaattgAGTGTGTtcattgtgggcttttctaccactgaacaaagaaataaatgagaaaagagggagataaaaaacaaCATCTAATCAATGTGAAAAACAAGGAaacttaatatctttatcatggaaaaatatagtaaaaatgaaagagaaagcagagacaaTATAAGTCACATAATATCTTATTTTCAAAATAATGTATCTGCAAATACttcatataaatgtaaaaaaaaaaaaaaaaaaaaaaaaaatgcagtaaaaTTTCCATTTGATGTCAAGTTCTTTTCAAGAACTAATGGCAGACTACAAACAAAAGATGAAAAACGTTAATTCTGTGCATAGTTCTAATCTTTGGAAATATATACTTTTCTTGACTGATCAAAGTAACCTCCTCTATAGAGCAGCCAAATAATTTACCCTAGATTATTCTTTTACAATAATTACACTAACTCTCACAGTAGCTGATGGGATATTGTGCATCACTATtccttaataatagtaataataatagtaagagtaataataacaataacaatatcaacaataatcaaAGCTCCAAACCCTCCAAAAGGTAAAAGTTCTTCCACTTCAAAAACAAAGCCAACAGCTATTTTTTCAAATACAAAGTAACAAAATGACAACctcaagattaaaaaaaaaaaaaaaaaaaaaagttgtgtcaTTACATTTAAGCAGTTATGGGAAtcctaaaaagcaaaaaaatgaacCACCAGCAACCACCTGCCAGTTTGCAATTACCTGAAAGATCCAGTCAGGTCTGACGCTCCAGGCCTGAGGAAGACCTGTGTAACGTAGTTGGCTCCACGGCTGATAATCTTGCGCTTTAGGTCCCATCCATATACACCTCCATTTCCCACATACCGCGTGCCTGATACAAGGTCATAGTtgccctccttctgcttcttgatGAACTCGGGGATGAACTTGGGCTGGAAAGATGAGGAAGGACGGGAAGAAAAGGGTAAGTCAGCTATTTTGGGTGACCAGGAATTTGAAAAAGACCTTTTGGTAAAAACACTTTAAAAGCCCAAGAGCACATTACTGACTTTAGTCCTATCCTAGGCTCTAGTCAGCTTTCTATATGTAGACATGACTATgttcataaaacataaaaaccaAGAAGAGAACTTGATAATCAGCAAAACAAGAGGAACCCAAATACAATGGGtatcaaggaaaaagaaaatgcatgtaTAGCACAGCAATGATAAgtcattccttttctcttacgTGGTGTGATAAGTCAGCATCCATGATGATGACATAGTTTCCTGTAGCATGTTTTATGCCATGGATATATGCTGTCCCAAGACCTAGCTTCTTCGCTCTTGGCCGGAGAACCTGTAATGGGGAAAGGCAAATTTGTATGTCTTGGTACCAAAACTATGCACAAGATTAACTtttcaatgtttgttttttcatataaaaatactGGCATATTTTTCATCAATTATTCTGGATCATATTgggaagaaacaagagaataTTGTATTTATCTTCCAAAAGGTGGTGGAGACTTGTTGTGcaatatattgtatgtgtattttgcAATGACCTATATATCAACAGCATTAAAAACACTTATATGTTAACACTTCCTTACCAGTATTTCAAAATTAATGTACATATTCCAAATTTTCtctgaaaaaaatttaaaaaaaacttacAATTCTGTCTTCTCCATATATCTCCTGCAACTTCTTTGCAACTTCTAGTGTGCCATCCGGGGACCCATCATCAATCACAATAATCTCGTAGTTAATATTGCTGAAAATTAAAATACAGTTCAGACATATTTTCACAAAAATATCTTATTTTCACCCTCCACATACTTTACTTAACAATGATCTTGGGGTCTTTaactagagggggagggggttgatgaaGTATGGTATGGCCAATACAgttaaaaacagaaaagatagaaagaaaacatacTAATGACACTAGCAGCTGCACCACACTTGTGTATCCACCACTGACCTGCACAACATATCCCTGTATCCACTTCTGGACTTTATTATAAGCCTTCCTTCACAGATCAAAGGAAATTATGAACTACAAGTCCCATCTTGATATCTATGGGTgttttgtaaaaaataaataataaatactattTCAAAATCTTCACCATGGTATTTTCTGCCTTCTGCTATTTTTCGTTGAACTAACACATATTTGTAATACGTGTTTGTCCTTAACAAATGGGTCCTGATGTACTTTTCTGTTTTGTCCAGGCTAATCATGCTAGAGCATACCAAGATAAAAATAATGCAGTCCAGAGAAGCGGGAAGATACTAAGAGCGAATCCCTAGTTATCAAACCCAAGTGTAGATCATCCATACTGTTTTACTTCATCTACCACAAAGTTGCTGCAAAAGGTTATGGGAAGTGAGAAtgtttattatcactgctattgaaATAATGCTCATGAGACCACAGCTTTACAGTCATGAAAAGTTGAAAATCGCAGTACGAGTTGGTGGTTTCTCCACTCCTAATTAATGGTTTAGTGAGAAGTTAAGAATGGTTGGTAAGAGATGGATAACAAATAAAAGAGGTTGGGTGACCATCTGAAAGACCtggtgacagatagatataagatcCAAGAGATAACTTGCAATAAATCTGAGACACACTGAGTTGACAACATTCCACCATAAAGACTGGTGCCTGAAACGTCTAATGAACGGCAGAAGCAGCTTCTAAGGTGTAAATTTAAGAGACATTTTCTCGAAATAATATTTGTGTTGATAAGAAGCCAACGGAAGTCGGCCTGAATTAATTTTGCGGACGTGTTGAGGCTGTTACAAACGTACATCGTTATAAAATTATTTAAACAGTTGAGACGAAAGAAATAGATTACACATAGAACCACACGAAACACCAACCTTTCCTTGAAATACTTGCACAGCAGCCACGTAATAATGGGCAGGTTCTCCCTCTCATTGTAAGTGGGAAGCAAAACTGAATACTTGTCACCGCCGCCCATATTTCACCTCCTCCTTACTTCTTTTCGACCTTAACTCTCGGAATGACCCcttgataaaaggagaaaggtgaagtTATTCCTCTTTATCCCACTGTTCTTCAAGGAGAGGCAGTAAATGTGACTTTtaaaagggaggaaagacggTGAATGCCCCGTCGCTCTCCGGCACCCCAGGTAAGTGTTGTGTTGTCAAGTGACGTCACACAAGTAACGTCATAAGGAAGTCTATACATCTTTTAATTGTCAAtagttatcttttcttttcttgttctcttttcgtaTTTGTTGTCCTTTAAATCGATCGGGATGAACCAAATTATCAAattataaagtaatgataataataata
Proteins encoded:
- the Dpm1 gene encoding dolichol-phosphate mannosyltransferase subunit 1, with amino-acid sequence MGGGDKYSVLLPTYNERENLPIITWLLCKYFKESNINYEIIVIDDGSPDGTLEVAKKLQEIYGEDRIVLRPRAKKLGLGTAYIHGIKHATGNYVIIMDADLSHHPKFIPEFIKKQKEGNYDLVSGTRYVGNGGVYGWDLKRKIISRGANYVTQVFLRPGASDLTGSFRLYRKDVLQKLVESCVSKGYVFQMELIIRARQFGFTIGEVPISFVDRVYGESKLGGSEIIGFAKGLLYLFATT